From Coregonus clupeaformis isolate EN_2021a chromosome 2, ASM2061545v1, whole genome shotgun sequence:
AGGTAATCTTTGTTTAATTTTGATACCAGGCCTATCAGCGAAGATGAGATCATCCACCTCAAAGAGCACCGTTATGCTGCAATTTCCGATCAGCAGACCTTGATAGACGAGAAGCTGCAAGCAGAGGTAGGCAAGCAAACAGTTTCATCTCCGGCTATGTAAGGCATATAGACAGAGCCTCTGAAAGGGCAGGATACATGCAGATGTAGTTTTACATAGAACCTTGTTTTATTTTTGCTTATTGATGATGGAAGGTTTAATTCAACAGAATCATTACACTTCCCAAATTCTCATTTATAAGCTTTGCAGTGCCTTTCatgtagctagatagctagttaAGTTGATGCTTAGCCTAAGTGCTCATAGCAGGCTTATATTTTAATTTGGTCCGATCTTAATTTTCCATTATTTGCTTTGCAATTTTGGTTTTCTGTTCTCAGCTTTATGTTCTTTATGTTTTGTCATTTCTGCTCAGTTATTAGCACAAGAGGAGAAGTTAAGGCTAGAAGAGGAGGCTAGAAATGCTGCCCAGCGTGAGGCCGCCAGGCTGGCACGCAATCGAAAGATAAAGGAGGTGAGGCGGCCATTATTGAAGTGCGCCTGTCGTCCCTTCACTACCTTGTTCCGCCTCACCCACCTTTTCCTTGGCTCTACCCCTGCTTCTCTTGATAACCCCTTCAAGTACATAATGCCACATAAACTGGTGGTCAATCTTTTGTCAATCTAAAGTAATGTAGCCGATGGTATGTCTCTCTATATGAATTTGTAAATCGTACCCCCAGGCAAGTGTCCTTTTTAAAGTCAAACTATCTGAACTGTAAAAACCAGACTCGGTATTGGGTTTGCATTTCCCATTTTTACTTAACTGAGGCATTTGTCCTCAAATGATATATCCATTTACTTCCTTTCCTTTGATGTTTGTCGATGCTGTGCTTTTAAAAATGTTTCATTCCACTGCTTTTCCCTTGGTTAAAGGAcaagtaaaacaatttaaaaaatctACATTTTTGATAACATGAACAAAGGCTCTAAAAGCACCCAAATACGTCCTTTTAGAAACGGCAACGCTCTCAGTGTACTGTAGtaatgcaggtctttagatgttgtacacataaAATTGTGTAATTCCTAACTTAATTGTGTCATATCCTcaacgttatattccattttgttggACTCGAGCGACACTTCTGTGTGCGAAGATGCACTTGCTTTTTTGTTCCCGTTGTGGTGATAGAAAGCCTATGCATATTCACACACGGAAAAGTATCGCTCGAGTccaacaaaatggaatataatgTTGCGGATAAAGGTTataatgacacaatttcatgtgtacaacatctaaagacctgcaacACTATACTGAGAGCGTTTCCGTTTCTTAAAGgatgtatttgggtgtttttggagcctttgttcatgGTTTATCTGTGCCCCTGCAACTGCAGAACGGGCATGAGGAAGTATTTTGCTGGTGGGGCAAGTTTctcaaaaccaagtgaaatcgCTAGTGTCTGGACgcttctataacatgccatttacatcaaaaatagagattttgTTGACAAAGTTAACTTGTCCTTTGAATTCAATTTCTGTTTCATGTGTTTGCCCAGCTGCCACCTTTAATCAATTTTAACAGTTGATTGGATGCATTTCACTAACACATTTTTAAGAGATCATTATTTACCATTTCCACCAAGTGTTTTTCTGAGGTATTCCTATTTTTCAAAGCACCAGCTTGCACAATGGACTAAAGGCAAGGCGGAAGTCAAAGGTGGCGCAGCCCATCTGAAAAAGTGAGTATATCAACCAAGCAGAAATGTCTACCACCTCATAGTCTATGTGTGTCAAATTGAGTAAAGTTTACGGTTTCTCCTTCACTGGTTGGATTCTGTTCTAGGCATGGCTCAGGTGAAGACTTTGATGTCTACCTACAGAATGTGAAAGCCACGTCGGAAGCCTTCAGGAGCAGCAGTGAGTCCGCTATTTTAGCACAACCATTTTCCGTAGCCTATATATTATAGGCCATGTTTGATACAGCTCTTCAAAAATGGTGCATACCAACATTCTATTTTAAGATAAATGACTTTCTGTATCCATAAAAGGTCATCCTCATGCATCATTATGAGACCTCTTGCTCTTTGACACCACCTGTAATTTGTTTGTGTCATCAGGGCTGTCCTCTGAGACTAACGTGATCACTCCCAACACGGAGAGCAGCTGGGACTTCAACACCAAGACCCGCTCCACCAATGATGACGGAACCTCACTGGACCTGGAGTGGGAGGACGAGGAAGGTGGGGGCTTGTCTAATTACTTTACTTATTGTCTCCTTTGGGATGTTTTGTCGGTGGTGTTCCATGAATTTGCACTACATTCCCTGAACTTGTACTACTTGTACTGTGCAGTTTCATTGAACAAGTACAGTAATTGTCGAATTCAACCCTCAAAACCACCAGTTGAATGACCATGTGAGGTTTAACTCCATGTATCAGTGTATCACGTTGTCCTTGTCATCAGGGATGAACCGGGCGGTCCCGGCGTGGGAGAGGTCTAAAACAGAAGAGGATATACTCCGAGCGGCATTCCAGCCGGGCGAAAAGCAGGCGACCAGTGGTCCGGCCTCCGCTTCGGAGGACTCCAACGCCCTGGAATGGGAGAACGACTTTGTGAGCGCGCACACCGAGGAAAATGCTGAGGAGAACACAGAGGACTCTGAATACGAGTGCTTTGTCAACCCCATAATGGATATGGACACCCCATCTGAGGAAACACCACCGCTAGATATCACTACACCGGAGATTGAGGAGAGATAGTCCCCATCGCCAGGGGAACCAGAATCAAATCCTAGCGTTAGTCCACCAGCCCATTGCCTCACCCAAAAGGGAAATTGATTTAC
This genomic window contains:
- the LOC121537003 gene encoding AP-1 complex-associated regulatory protein-like isoform X2 produces the protein MGNCWAYCSGIFRREANRIKRGGGSKYFRSSTAGEHYTIEFENLVESDEAESPQSCPRPISEDEIIHLKEHRYAAISDQQTLIDEKLQAELLAQEEKLRLEEEARNAAQREAARLARNRKIKELAQWTKGKAEVKGGAAHLKKHGSGEDFDVYLQNVKATSEAFRSSRLSSETNVITPNTESSWDFNTKTRSTNDDGTSLDLEWEDEEGMNRAVPAWERSKTEEDILRAAFQPGEKQATSGPASASEDSNALEWENDFVSAHTEENAEENTEDSEYECFVNPIMDMDTPSEETPPLDITTPEIEER
- the LOC121537003 gene encoding AP-1 complex-associated regulatory protein-like isoform X1, whose translation is MGNCWAYCSGIFRREANRIKRGGGSKYFRSSTAGEHYTIEFENLVESDEAESPQSCPRPISEDEIIHLKEHRYAAISDQQTLIDEKLQAELLAQEEKLRLEEEARNAAQREAARLARNRKIKEHQLAQWTKGKAEVKGGAAHLKKHGSGEDFDVYLQNVKATSEAFRSSRLSSETNVITPNTESSWDFNTKTRSTNDDGTSLDLEWEDEEGMNRAVPAWERSKTEEDILRAAFQPGEKQATSGPASASEDSNALEWENDFVSAHTEENAEENTEDSEYECFVNPIMDMDTPSEETPPLDITTPEIEER
- the LOC121537003 gene encoding AP-1 complex-associated regulatory protein-like isoform X3 yields the protein MGNCWAYCSGIFRREANRIKRGGGSKYFRSSTAGEHYTIEFENLVESDEAESPQSCPRPISEDEIIHLKEHRYAAISDQQTLIDEKLQAEHQLAQWTKGKAEVKGGAAHLKKHGSGEDFDVYLQNVKATSEAFRSSRLSSETNVITPNTESSWDFNTKTRSTNDDGTSLDLEWEDEEGMNRAVPAWERSKTEEDILRAAFQPGEKQATSGPASASEDSNALEWENDFVSAHTEENAEENTEDSEYECFVNPIMDMDTPSEETPPLDITTPEIEER
- the LOC121537003 gene encoding AP-1 complex-associated regulatory protein-like isoform X4, which codes for MGNCWAYCSGIFRREANRIKRGGGSKYFRSSTAGEHYTIEFENLVESDEAESPQSCPRPISEDEIIHLKEHRYAAISDQQTLIDEKLQAELAQWTKGKAEVKGGAAHLKKHGSGEDFDVYLQNVKATSEAFRSSRLSSETNVITPNTESSWDFNTKTRSTNDDGTSLDLEWEDEEGMNRAVPAWERSKTEEDILRAAFQPGEKQATSGPASASEDSNALEWENDFVSAHTEENAEENTEDSEYECFVNPIMDMDTPSEETPPLDITTPEIEER